One window from the genome of Yarrowia lipolytica chromosome 1B, complete sequence encodes:
- a CDS encoding uncharacterized protein (Compare to YALI0B04598g, some similarities with uniprot|Q12527 Saccharomyces cerevisiae YPR049c related to USO1P, similar to Saccharomyces cerevisiae ATG11 (YPR049C); ancestral locus Anc_3.330) gives MSEIRVSCASSGVSVSAARDQFSSLPHLKAWIELEFSVSVSEQLLLTVAAEQVKMAHLGTQNELFVFDRSVVGGTVSNEHKYSAPKLKTLTPGTDPSQWALTVLTHCSRLVEETKRVTAEIATIKRATNVAITQMKQHSQNLDKNLLNVKEYSKELNQGITPLLSVDLAQLRDNTRAVKLVAPAVFGKKQFLNDWLDLQQLQSIVVEFKADFPSCMDKLQTLEQDLAQLSKDTQTLVNSTDVWIGGTNSDVLCNEAVGILRKLSELTSGDHVTNEAVKSVQNCQSQILDLHKALSKAKFQTVQHSQKVLQSISQLQSRSTKLKPKLTHIGSELTKYEEKRVQAMKQVDVEFVYGCVLVEMLRRTVWSQSGGENGSVKSEIGTRVAWKKQFQDTFPFVDILNEQEDLTIDTISTSSPSIVHNLVIARPVVTDYISQVSSKEVRNNLESLLGGVTGSAAATSSFPRSLFRNGSISGSLMAERAPISSATNADDKIRGYEARIRKLEDLLYKQRMSQDTSRWSVSPGTPSAGFAVVSPGQLSSEARGSSLSPEPTETREQVKAREKAEEEARKAEEERLARDKAAAEALQSKVDQLSQSLLHTENEKNDLMANLASMESDFSRERRCLVQEISELKLRVEELEEQVETAAETSIERHQRADQETEELEQRLKAMTLAQNTVDDENSRLKITLQDMSQRLYTGYKRNCVLLESLGLQAQKEYDADGSEVVSFDIHRVKGLRKKHRGKKGEKTEKDSESDSTDDFSALYWATKTTPDSFESSYRTFLARIFLDYDLYVEKVAKRFEDLEHLARKLQKEARNYRTMTQQLDDETRSKIALNRFKVGDLVLFLPTRDPSRQPQPWAAFNVGAPHFFLKQKPGRELKDRDWLVGRITGMEERVVNGGIGDREENPFDLGQGLRWWWLEAEEE, from the coding sequence ATGAGCGAAATTCGGGTGTCGTGTGCGAGCTCGGGCGTCTCGGTGAGCGCGGCACGAGACCAGTTCTCGTCATTGCCGCACCTCAAGGCGTGGATCGAGCTGGAGTTCTCAGTGTCTGTATCCgaacagctgctgctcaccGTGGCGGCCGAACAAGTCAAAATGGCGCATCTGGGGACCCAAAacgagctgtttgtgttcgACAGGAGCGTGGTTGGAGGCACTGTGTCGAACGAACACAAATACTCGGCTCCAAAGCTCAAGACACTCACTCCTGGAACGGACCCGTCGCAATGGGCCCTGACGGTTCTCACACACTGCTCGCGTCTTGTGGAGGAAACAAAGCGGGTGACGGCCGAAATCGCAACCATCAAGCGAGCTACAAACGTGGCCATCACGCAAATGAAACAACACTCACAAAACCTGGACAAAAACCTGCTCAATGTGAAGGAGTATTCCAAAGAGCTCAATCAAGGAATTACACCGCTCCTGTCGGTTGATCTCGCCCAGCTGAGAGATAACACCAGGGCCGTTAAACTCGTGGCGCCGGCCGTGtttggaaaaaaacagtTCCTTAACGACTGGTTGGATCTGCAACAGCTGCAGAGTATTGTGGTCGAGTTCAAGGCGGACTTCCCATCTTGCATGGACAAACTACAGACCCTCGAGCAGGATCTCGCACAGCTCTCAAAGGATACCCAGACCCTGGTCAACAGCACGGACGTGTGGATTGGAGGAACCAACTCAGATGTGCTTTGCAACGAGGCCGTTGGAATCTTACGTAAGTTGTCAGAGCTGACAAGCGgcgaccacgtgaccaacgAGGCCGTAAAGTCTGTCCAAAACTGCCAGAGCCAGATTTTGGATCTCCACAAGGCTCTgtccaaggccaagttcCAGACTGTTCAGCACTCGCAGAAGGTCCTACAGTCAATTAGCCAACTGCAATCTCGATCGACAAAGCTAAAGCCCAAACTGACCCATATCGGCTCAGAGCTCACCAAGTACGAGGAAAAGCGTGTGCAGGCCATGAAGCAGGTGGACGTAGAGTTTGTGTACGGTTGTGTGCTCGTCGAGATGCTTCGACGGACAGTATGGAGCCAatctggaggagaaaaCGGGTCGGTGAAGTCCGAAATCGGAACCCGAGTGGCTTGGAAGAAGCAGTTCCAGGACACGTTCCCGTTTGTGGACATTTTGAACGAACAGGAGGATCTTACTATCGATACAATATCCACATCCAGTCCGTCTATTGTGCACAATCTCGTGATTGCTCGTCCAGTTGTGACCGATTACATTTCTCAAGTGTcctccaaggaggtgaGAAATAACCTGGAATCGCTTCTGGGCGGTGTTACTGGTTCCGCTGCTGCCACTTCGTCGTTCCCTAGAAGCCTGTTCCGAAACGGTAGCATCAGTGGTTCTCTGATGGCCGAAAGAGCCCCCATTTCATCTGCCACGAACGCCGACGACAAGATTCGAGGTTACGAGGCGCGAATTCGGAAACTCGAAGATCTGCTTTACAAGCAGCGTATGTCTCAAGACACGTCTCGATGGTCTGTTTCCCCTGGGACTCCATCTGCTGGGTTTGCAGTTGTTAGCCCAGGTCAGCTGAGTTCTGAGGCTCGTGGCTCGTCACTGTCGCCCGAACCAACTGAGACTCGTGAACAGGTTAAGGCACGTGAGAAggctgaagaggaggcCCGGAAGGCCGAAGAGGAGCGTCTTGCGCGTGACAAGGCAGCTGCTGAGGCTCTACAGTCCAAGGTTGATCAGCTTTCTCAGTCTCTTTTGCACACCGAGAACGAGAAGAACGACCTTATGGCAAACCTGGCGTCTATGGAGTCCGACTTCTCGCGCGAGCGACGATGTCTTGTTCAGGAGATCAGCGAGCTGAAGCTTCGtgtcgaggagctcgaggagcaggtcgagactgctgctgagacATCCATCGAGCGTCACCAGCGGGCTGACCAGGAGACAGAGGAGCTTGAACAGCGTCTGAAGGCCATGACCCTGGCGCAGAACACTgtcgacgacgagaacaGCCGGCTAAAGATCACTCTTCAGGACATGTCGCAACGGCTTTACACGGGATACAAACGGAATTGTGTGCTGCTTGAGTCGCTCGGTCTCCAGGCCCAGAAGGAGTACGATGCTGATGGTTCTGAGGTTGTCTCTTTCGATATCCACCGTGTCAAGGGTCTTCGAAAGAAACACCGAGGCAAAAAGGGCGAGAAGACTGAGAAGGACAGTGAGAGTGATTCTACCGACGACTTTTCTGCCCTCTATTGGGCCACTAAGACCACTCCTGACTCGTTTGAATCGAGCTACAGGACATTTCTGGCCCGCATCTTCCTTGATTATGACTTGTACGTTGAGAAGGTGGCCAAGCGATTCGAGGACCTGGAGCATCTCGCTCGcaagctgcagaaggaGGCCCGAAACTACCGTACCATGACTCAGCAACTGGATGACGAGACCCGGTCCAAGATTGCGTTGAATCGGTTCAAGGTGGGTGATCTGGTGTTGTTCTTGCCCACCCGGGATCCCAGTCGGCAGCCACAGCCTTGGGCCGCGTTCAATGTTGGAGCTCCGCATTTCTTCCTGAAACAGAAGCCAGGAAGGGAGTTGAAAGATCGGGATTGGTTGGTTGGACGAATCACGGGGATGGAGGAGAGAGTGGTCAATGGTGGGATTGGGGACCGGGAGGAGAATCCCTTTGACCTTGGACAAGGGttgagatggtggtggctcgaggctgaggaggagtag
- a CDS encoding uncharacterized protein (Compare to YALI0B04620g, weakly similar to uniprot|Q12513 Saccharomyces cerevisiae YDL110c) produces the protein MRISWLPITLLLSSMTSCSSSSSLTNSSSSSLDRLRCWIEFCRRSLSARSSWSPREATISVHSVLSLISVICVYYTVLYCSCSCSCEVKFARWCTSRMCSGVNQCPNYRLNKSAHKVQLKSHQNCYPKLATAPPSKQRLLVRSCLRCEIEESYAY, from the coding sequence ATGCGCATCTCCTGGTTGCCAATcaccttgttgttgtcgtcaATGACCTCCTGTagctcgtcgtcctccttgacaaactcctccagctcttcaTTGGACCGTTTGAGGTGCTGGATCGAGTTCTGTAGACGATCTCTCTCGGCTCGGAGCTCGTGGTCGCCCAGAGAGGCCACAATCAGCGTCCATTCTGTCTTGTCGTTGATATCCGTCATTTGTGTGTACTATACTGTGCTGTACTgttcttgtagttgtagctGTGAAGTCAAGTTTGCGCGTTGGTGCACGTCTAGAATGTGCTCCGGAGTCAACCAATGTCCCAACTACAGACTCAACAAAAGTGCTCACAAAGTTCAACTAAAATCCCACCAAAATTGCTACCCAAAATTAGCAACTGCACCGCCTTCAAAACAGCGACTACTAGTTAGGAGCTGTCTGCGGTGCGAAATCGAAGAGTCTTATGCTTACTAA